The genomic DNA CAGTTTTCGGGCAAGGGTTCTACGGTCCATGCTAGCATTGTCATTGAGGAAGCGAAAACAAACGCTACTGCAGTAGCACTTACGGGCAAGGGCAAGACATgcaaagaaaagggaaaagaaacaaaatcttACACAAGGGCCACGTGATAATGGACAGCAACAGCTACACCTCCATACCATCAATAGATGGTGCATTGCTATAGGAACATTCATGACTCATTAGTTTAGCGCGCCTTCTGGATTTCACATGATTAAAAGCGTGGTGACGATAGCTATGGTTCTGGACAGTGTTAGTTTAGGGAAAGGATGAATTTGCCCGAGTTAGAGAAAGCTTTGATTTTTTATGGCAGTATTGGCCACTTGGGGTGATGGGGGAAGATACCAAGGGCCGATGGATTGGCCACTGGCTGATGAAGTAAGAAAATGGAAGAAACATACATATTGGGCGATCAAAAATCATAGACTAAATTGTTGTATACTACGAACCTTAGAGGATGACATCCAGCCCAATGGTGATAAGTGGCGTAGCCAGGGGGCATAGGGGGCCAACCCCCCATCCACAcacatacaaaaaaaaaagaagcaaagtcgcactaaaaaaaattaacacCGTTGGTCTCCTAATAAggtaaaatttgaatttccaGCTCCGCCACTAGGTACGATGATAGTCACGAGGGAGGAGCACGATCCATGCAAACTGCACGCATATGGTGGACGGACCGTCATATGGGACATATTACAGTGATCCTAATAAATATTAGATTTTGTTAGCATTTGGAGGTAGAAGATGAATGCATGGCATCAAATTTTATCCACATTTTCTATTTGGTTGAATGAAATCATTACCGGTTTCGAGCGATCGACTATTAGGCTAATTCCTTGGAAAGTTCCATTTCGATTATTCCAAGCATGCAACGGCAACAAAATAGAAATGTGAGCAGCTACCTCAAATTTCACCTAAATCTATCTAATTGACCTTATAAATTCTACTCTCTCCATTCTAAATTTTAGATTAAGTTCATAGATGCATGTTATTATGAACTTGAACATACAATATCTACgtactaaaaaagctaaaacgatttAGAATTTGGAATGCACGGAGGAAGTATTTAGATTTATATCTACTCGAGGAAACTCCCCACATTCTGATGGAGCACGGATACCTCGGCACCTCTCGTTGCCGCCCACCCTAAAACGGGGTAGCATAGAGGCCCTTCCAAGCGTGGCGCGCCTCAACTCCCGCGCCGCTCGGCTTTCTCTCTCCTGCCACCACCtcaccgcctcctctcctcaGCCATCCGTGCGAACAAACCACCACTGACCTCGCCATTGCCCATTCCCCTCCCCTTCCACCTGGCCGGCCACCCACCGGAGATGGACAGCCGGAGCCAGGCGCCCTACAAGTGCAGCAGCTTCTCGCAGGCCACCacccgcgacgacggcggccggacCCGGGAGGTCGACCGCAACTTCTccctcggcgccctccgcgaCAAGAGGGACGTGCACCACGGCGGCACCAGGGAGCAGGCCAtcaaggaggaggacgagcaaGAGGACGGCGAAGGCACCGCCGGCCATGGGGAAAACGGCGGCGACGGTGCGGGTTCCGCGGGTGGGGAACCGGATCTTGCCGCGCTGTCGGCGGAGATTGACGCGTTCATCTCGGGGCAGGACGGGGACGCGCCGGTGACCGTCTCGGAGGCGACGCTGGAGAAGTTCGCTTCCGCCGTCGAGCTGGTTATCGCGCGGtcggagggcgccgaggacaAGTGGGCGGCGGAGGCCAGCGGCGAGCCGTCGCCGCTGCTCGCCCCGATCACGCGCATCGCGGCGCTCGCGTCCGCGCTCGGCAAGAGcccggagggcggcggcagcaagcaCACCGCCGCCGTGCACCGGGTCACCGGCGTGCTCCACCGGGCCATGGCGTTCCTCGAGGACGAGTTCCACGCGCTGCTCGAAGACCCGCGCGTCCCCAAGGCAGCGAACGAGCAGGGCGCCCACGAGCCCGACCGGTGcgtcctccggccgccgccgtcggacgCCAGCGCCGGCCCCGGGAAGGAGGCCGCGCCCCCTTACCCACCGGAGACCGTTGAGCGGCTCCGGGCCATGGCCGACGCCATGATCACCGCCGGGTACTCGACGGAGTGCATGCAGATGTTCCTGGTGGCGCGGCGGAACGCGTTCGACGCGGCGCTGCAGGGGCTCGGGTACGAGAAGTCcaacatcgacgacgttgtaaAGATGACGtgggaggcgctggaggcggAGATCGTGACGTGGACCAAGGCGTTCCGGCACGCCATCAACGTCGGCCTCTCGACGGAGCACGACCTGTGCACCCGCGTGTTCGCCGgccggcacgccgccgcagGGCGCGGCATCTTCGCCGACCTGGCGCGCTGCGTGATGCTGCACATGCTGAGCTTCACGGAGGCCGTGGCCATGACCAAGCGCGCCGCCGAGAAGCTATCCAAGGTGCTGGACATGTACGAGGCCGTCCGCGACGCGTCCCCGGTCGTCGaggccttcctcgccgccgacgagcccaCCAACAACTCCGCCCTGACGGAGCTCAAGTCCGAGATCGCCTCCGTGCGGTCCCGCCTGAGCGAGTCGGCCGCCGCCATCTTCCGCGAGCTGCAGGGCTCGATCCGCGCCGACGCCGGCAAGCAGCCGGTCCCGGGCGGCGCCGTGCACCCGCTGACCCGGTACGTGATGAACTACCTCAAGTACGCGTGCGACTACAACAGCACGCTGGAGCAGGTGttccgggacggcggcggcggcggcggcgacaaccCGTTCGCGTCGCAGCTGATGGAGgtgatggagctgctgcacggcAACCTGGAGGCCAAGTCGCGGCTGTACAAGGACCCGTCGCTGAGCAACATCTTCCTGATGAACAACGGGCGGTACATGCTGCAGAAGATCCGAGGCTCGTCGGAGATCAACGCCATGCTTGGCGAGGCGTGGGCGCGGAAGCAGTCGACGAACCTGCGGCAGTACCACAAGAACTACCAGCGGGAGACGTGGAGCCGCGTACTGGGCCTGCTCCGCGACGACGGCGTGCTCACCGTCAAGGGCCACGTGCAGAAGCCGGTGCTCAAGGAGAGGTTCAAGCAGTTCAACGCCGCCATGGACGAGATCCAGCGGACGCAGGGGGCGTGGGTGGTCAGCGACGAGCAGCTGCAGTCGGAGCTGCGCgtctccatcgccgccgtcgtcgtgccgGCGTACCGCTCATTCCTCGGACGCTTCTCGCAGCACTTCAGCGCCGGCAGGCAGACGGAGAAGTACGTCAAACTCAGCGCCGAGGACGTGGAGACCATCATCGACGAGCTCTTCGACGGCAACGCCACGTCCATGGTCAGGAGGAGGACATGACAATAATAATCCTATAGCTTTGGTTGACAGCATCTATCCATGGCGCTCGCTCGTTCCAGCTAATCAATTCTCTCTCTATTTTGAGCAatgtattgttttttttttgtttggtcttcttttcttttcttggttaAAAATGTTAATTTGATCCAACAGGCGGTGATGTACTACTAAGTAATGTACTTATTGCATTTCAAAGGAGTCAGGGCAGCTAGATTACTTCTGTAATGTGTATCCATGTATTATTGCCTCATGACATTCAAAACTTGCTCTTCCTCCATTGGTTTAATCACTTGACAACCAAATGTAGTATTGCAGTTTCAATCAGATAAATCCATGCAAAATTACACACAAAACCCCAAAATTCCTTCAGCTTCACTGATCTCTTCAAAATTTGGCGTATACCTTGACATCCCTCCACCGCGACTCCATGTAGTGCGAGGGGTCCGTCTGCGTGTACACCCCGAACTTGAAGTAGTGCCGGTACCCACCGTGTCCCTCGACGGCGAGCCTCTCCTCGCCATCGACGAACACGGTGAGCATCCCGGCGTCCACGTCATGGACGACGTTTAGCCGGAACCACCGGTCGTAGATGTCGCCGTCGACGACCCGCGTCTCGTCGTTGTAATACATGAGCCGGCCGCCGTAGACGTGCAGCATCAGCGTCGTGTTGCGCCCCGACGCGCCGAACACCTGCATCACCGACACCCCCGACGTGCCCGCTGGCACGTAGCCGTAGCCCTCGAACTGCCACACCCCGGTCGTGTACGTCGCCTGCACGtacgaggaaaaaaaagatgattAACAGCTCACGCGATTGGTTATCAAACAGGTTTAGAAGCAAATCACAATGTAATTAGCGTTGATTGATGGGCAAGATTAGTTGATAATCTTGGTGGCTACGTTTAGGAGAATCTCGGAGCGCGGCTTGGTGGGGCTGCCGGGGCTGAAGGGCTTGTCGGTGCAGTACACCCACATCCGCCGCACGCCGTTGCCGAACTCGTACCGCTGCTCCGGCGGCAGGTCGTACGGCTTGTGCAGCTTGAACTTGTCCTCCGTGAGCTCGACGGCGGTGAAACCAAGGGTCGGGTCAGCAGCGGCACCGGCGGAGCTAAGGCCGCAGCACGACGAGGTGAAGACGATGAACGCCAGCAAAAGCCATGGCAAGAAGCAACTGGCCATTTGCTCCTGTCAATTGCTTCTTTGGGTGTGCAGCATGTGCTGCATATATAAGATGCTCTGTTGGTTAGCCTGAATAGGTGTCTTCTGATATTTCCTATATGTAGCCGGCTTGGGAGCTTAGTATTAAGTTAACATGATGCATATATAACTGCATATGCATGACGTCTCTTCTGATTAAACTAACAGTTAACAAACTAATGATAATATCCTTTTTTTATGAATCCTTTACCTAATACTCCtctgttcttaaatatataacaTTTAGGATAAacatattagtttatttttgaacTAACAAGCTCATACTAGCTTGAGCTTGTCCTTCTACATGCTCCCACCACGAGAGGAGACTCCCATGGCGACCACCCACCGGAAACCCAATCCCCGCCCAGATCCGTCACCCCAGCGAACAGCCTCACCAAATCCATCACAGATCCGGACGCGCCTGGTGACGATCTACAAATCCATCCAACCCATGAAGTGGAAGAACCGAGGAGGGATGAGATCAAGCCACGCCAAGAGAAGCAAGGTAACAGGGATCAGTTAATGGTAATGTCGTACAAGAGCTGGCACCAGCGGCGGACCACCATCAAGACGACGATGCTCCTTCCCAAGATCATCAAGCACGGCCAGAGGACAACATCCTTCCGGATCTTGCCCAAGATCTGCGTCTACAGGCTGACTTCATTTTGACGTGGCTAGGGGCAGGACTCGATGGCCTGGATGCAGACCCCCTGGTGGCGGATCTGTTCCAACGGCTCGATAGCAGGGAGATCCCGCCGAATCCACCGGTGGATGTCACCACGGCGCATGCCCCCCGAGGTACGCGAGTTATGGGGAGAGAGATGAGGCAGCCCATCAGCTCAGAGAAGGGGAAAGAGCAGGTAGCTGAATCAAGGCCGCGACAGCATCTAACAGCGAGAGAGAGGAGTAATCCCACAAGCAATTAGAAGTTCCAGCGTGGTGAATGCTCAAGAGTGTTAGATTAACATTGCAGGCAATCTCTCGCTTACCAAGAACGATCCAAGCAACCTTGGCATCAGGAGCCGCCCAGGAGGACAGAGCAGCGCTGGCAGTCAGATACACAGATGGATGAGCATGGCTTCCAGATAGTCAAACCACCTTACTAGTGGCAAAAGATTGGAACACATTCAAGAGAAGATTCAACACTCCACCAACCGGACCACGAAgaacaaaggaagaagaagtaCAGGGAGCACGTCAGGGGCAAGTGCCTTAATTGCTATTCCACACAACACAGAGTAGCAAGATGCAACCACCAAACTAAATGCTGGAGATGTTTGAAGCCAGGGTACAAGGCCCTCTCCAGTCCATCCCAGCGAGATTAATATAAGCAATCTCCACCTGAGCAACAGCAGCACAGCTACACACCTCCTCGCTCAACCCAAGCCGGCCAGGCCACTCGCACGGCTGACCGCTGCTACCTCCAAGAAGCAAAGGGGGAGGCCACTCCCATGGCGACGTACCCGGGAGACCCATGTGCCCACCTGAACTATGCCTTCTGCGCGGTCACGGCGATCGGACCAATCAAGCGCAAGAGGGAGTTGCTGGTGGGCAGGTCGGCAGTCTGTTGGCTCGACGGCAACAGCACGACACAGGACCGCACCACGTCATCGAGGCCCTTGAAGAGCAACTCCACATCAACTTCCATGAGGTGCGCGTCGTCAAGCACTTCCCCGAATAGTACATGGTGTTCTTCTCCTACTGCAGAGCCTACAACCGCATCCTCCATCACCGTGACATCCGCAACAGAGGAAGGGTGTTCAACTTCGAGCCATGGTCCGAGAGCCAGAACGCCGGTCCATGCCTGGTCTGAGGTAGTGGCGGCCCAAGTCATCAGCCAACACTGCGCCATCCACTTCGTTGAGGAACAATCGTGCCGCCAAGAACACACATGGACTTATGACCTGTGGGCATGGTCATCCAACCCAAGTAAGATACCCAAGAAGGTTTTGCTGACCGTTACTGATCCTAACAAGGAGCAGTAACCCAT from Setaria italica strain Yugu1 chromosome VII, Setaria_italica_v2.0, whole genome shotgun sequence includes the following:
- the LOC101774143 gene encoding exocyst complex component EXO70B1; translated protein: MDSRSQAPYKCSSFSQATTRDDGGRTREVDRNFSLGALRDKRDVHHGGTREQAIKEEDEQEDGEGTAGHGENGGDGAGSAGGEPDLAALSAEIDAFISGQDGDAPVTVSEATLEKFASAVELVIARSEGAEDKWAAEASGEPSPLLAPITRIAALASALGKSPEGGGSKHTAAVHRVTGVLHRAMAFLEDEFHALLEDPRVPKAANEQGAHEPDRCVLRPPPSDASAGPGKEAAPPYPPETVERLRAMADAMITAGYSTECMQMFLVARRNAFDAALQGLGYEKSNIDDVVKMTWEALEAEIVTWTKAFRHAINVGLSTEHDLCTRVFAGRHAAAGRGIFADLARCVMLHMLSFTEAVAMTKRAAEKLSKVLDMYEAVRDASPVVEAFLAADEPTNNSALTELKSEIASVRSRLSESAAAIFRELQGSIRADAGKQPVPGGAVHPLTRYVMNYLKYACDYNSTLEQVFRDGGGGGGDNPFASQLMEVMELLHGNLEAKSRLYKDPSLSNIFLMNNGRYMLQKIRGSSEINAMLGEAWARKQSTNLRQYHKNYQRETWSRVLGLLRDDGVLTVKGHVQKPVLKERFKQFNAAMDEIQRTQGAWVVSDEQLQSELRVSIAAVVVPAYRSFLGRFSQHFSAGRQTEKYVKLSAEDVETIIDELFDGNATSMVRRRT
- the LOC101753067 gene encoding citrate-binding protein; this translates as MEDAVVGSAVGEEHHVLFGEVLDDAHLMEVDVELLFKGLDDVVRSCVVLSAGAAADPTLGFTAVELTEDKFKLHKPYDLPPEQRYEFGNGVRRMWVYCTDKPFSPGSPTKPRSEILLNVATYTTGVWQFEGYGYVPAGTSGVSVMQVFGASGRNTTLMLHVYGGRLMYYNDETRVVDGDIYDRWFRLNVVHDVDAGMLTVFVDGEERLAVEGHGGYRHYFKFGVYTQTDPSHYMESRWRDVKVYAKF